Proteins encoded by one window of Panicum virgatum strain AP13 chromosome 7N, P.virgatum_v5, whole genome shotgun sequence:
- the LOC120681891 gene encoding uncharacterized protein LOC120681891, whose translation MQPPTCLGACGGGGLTLSAPSRRASSSSCGVAPPRASVSCSAGGGKASPRGKENVWSVDNERAAKEAGRGPKHRRRRRPGGRRLPPPPPRRKGKDADSRILVSGAMLVEVETVLQTQEPVIKPSWDTFASSLSGNWKGVGAVFSPITAEMEPVGVGSKEEYLYDCYTLSHIERSFDSGHGSEIRRRTNWVPINPFGEAVKQIASYDGGSYDASSGKGTADLPSYESFDLNKSAVLDEETFAMEPGIVFFEDGSYSRGPVDIAIGEYDESKYFLSPTYKFEQCLVKGCHNRLRIVHTIEFNEGGANIQIVRVAVYEEKWASPANIHVEDDTLVELKPFSQRSRTKPSELTGSWKVYEVSATPIFSDEMHELEGGAPFVYLCMETVKKRTLPESSVFFGEEEMLDMQDVTVLWLPGGVTAYVDINEDGVLCIGVGWYSEEGINLVMERDYGTDGRLREVRTKTEVKRRWYQSVP comes from the exons ATGCAGCCGCCCACGTGCCtgggcgcgtgcggcggcggcgggctcaccCTCTCCGCCCCGAGCCgccgggcctcctcctcctcctgcggtgTCGCGCCGCCTAGGGCCTCCGTCTCGTGCTCCGCCGGGGGCGGCAAGGCGTCGCCGAGGGGGAAGGAGAACGTCTGGAGCGTCGACAACGAACGCGCTGCCAAGGAGGCGGGGCGGGGCCCGAAGCACCGCCGCAGGAGGCGCCCCGGCGGGCGCCGcctccccccgccgccgccgaggaggaagGGCAAGGATGCGGACTCCAGGATTCTGGTGTCTGGAGCCATGCTCGTGGAGGTCGAGACCGTGCTCCAAACTCAG GAACCTGTTATAAAGCCTTCTTGGGATACATTTGCGAGTAGCTTGAGTGGTAACTGGAAGGGTGTTGGAGCTGTCTTCTCGCCAATCACAGCAGAGATGGAGCCTGTTGGAGTTGGGAGCAAAGAAGAGTACCTTTATGACTGTTACACTCTTTCTCACATTGAGAGATCTTTTGATAGTGGTCATGGCTCCGAGATCCGAAGGAGAACAAATTGGGTCCCTATCAATCCTTTTGGGGAAGCTGTGAAGCAGATCGCATCATATGATGGTGGGAGTTATGATGCTTCTAGTGGGAAGGGAACAGCTGATTTGCCTTCATATGAGTCATTTGATCTTAACAAGAGTGCTGTGCTTGATGAAGAAACTTTTGCTATGGAGCCTGGAATCGTATTTTTTGAG gatggaTCGTACTCCAGAGGTCCAGTTGATATTGCGATTGGTGAATATGATGAATCTAAATACTTCCTTTCACCAACATATAAGTTTGAGCAA TGTCTTGTCAAAGGTTGCCACAATAGGTTGCGGATTGTGCATACAATTGAGTTTAATGAAGGAGGAGCTAACATACAAATTGTAAGGGTTGCTGTATATGAAGAAAAATGGGCCAGCCCAGCAAATATCCATGTTGAAGA TGATACACTCGTTGAGCTTAAACCATTCTCTCAAAGAAGCCGGACCAAACCATCAGAACTGACAGGCTCCTGGAAAGTATATGAAGTCAGTGCAACACCAATTTTCAGTGATGAAATGCATGAGCTAGAGGGCGGTGCTCCTTTTGTCTACTTGTGCATGGAGACTGTGAAGAAGAGAACCCTGCCTGAGAGCTCAGTTTTCTTTGGGGAGGAGGAGATGCTTGACATGCAGGATGTCACCGTGCTCTGGTTACCTGGTGGCGTCACTGCCTATGTTGACATCAATGAGGACGGTGTGCTCTGTATCGGGGTTGGGTGGTACTCAGAAGAAGGGATCAATCTTGTGATGGAGAGAGACTATGGAACTGATGGAAGGCTCAGGGAGGTTCGGACAAAAACTGAAGTAAAACGCCGGTGGTATCAGTCAGTTCCATAA
- the LOC120681892 gene encoding ELMO domain-containing protein A-like, whose translation MDQNAGSFIAVRRLSGAGAVHHHRHHSSPAEVVGVSTAWIGRGLSCVCAQRRDSDARLSFDLTAIQEECWHRLQNRIEVQYDSSNLDHQKALKALWRASFPGTELLGLVSDQWKEMGWQGKDPSTDFRGGGFISLENLLYFSKNFSKSFQELLCKKNGDRALWEYPFAVAGVNITFMLIQMLDLQAAKPKSLIGAVFLNLLKENDRAFDILYCITFKLMDQKWLDMHASYMDFNSVIKSTRRQLERELLLEDIQRIEDMPSYRFLAR comes from the exons ATGGACCAGAATGCCGGCTCCTTCATCGCCGTGCGCCgcctctccggcgccggcgccgtccaccaccaccgccaccactccTCGCCGG CGGAGGTCGTGGGCGTGTCCACGGCGTGGATCGGGAGGGGGCTCTCGTGCGTCTGCGCGCAGAGAAGGGATAGCGACGCGCGCCTCTCGTTCGATCTGACCGCCATTCAG GAAGAGTGCTGGCATAGATTGCAGAACCGGATAGAAGTGCAGTATGATAGTTCAAATCTAGATCATCAG AAAGCACTGAAGGCCCTTTGGCGTGCTTCTTTTCCTGGAACTGAACTTCTAGGGCTAGTATCAGATCAGTGGAAGGAGATGGGATGGCAAGGAAAAGATCCATCTACAGATTTCAG AGGTGGTGGTTTTATATCTTTGGAGAATTTACTGTACTTCTCTAAGAACTTTTCA AAATCCTTCCAGGAGCTCCTTTGTAAGAAGAATGGTGATAGAGCGTTGTGGGAATATCCCTTTGCTGTAGCTGGTGTAAATATTACATTCATGTTAATTCAGATGCTTGATCTTCAAGCAG CTAAGCCAAAGTCATTGATTGGAGCAGTGTTTCTAAATCTACTTAAAG aaaatGATCGAGCATTTGACATTCTTTACTGCATAACTTTCAAATTGATGGATCAGAAATGGCTCGACATGCACGCCAGTTACATGGATTTTAAT TCGGTTATTAAATCTACGCGGCGCCAGCTCGAGAGGGAGCTGTTGCTCGAAGACATTCAGAGAATCGAGGACATGCCATCATACAGGTTTCTCGCCCGCTAG